In Streptomyces sp. NBC_01408, one DNA window encodes the following:
- a CDS encoding M48 family metallopeptidase: MTETGFEKAPARDRRRFPGISSRAYEHPADRSALVALRKLSGFDTVFKALSGLLPERSLRLLFLSDSVRVGETQFPHLHAMLRDACYILDLEKVPQMYVQQDPKPNAMCIGLDEPIIVVTTSLVELLDEEEMRAVVGHEVGHALSGHSVYRTILLFLTNLALKVAWIPLGNVAITAIVAALREWFRKSELSADRAGLLVGQDLQASMRGLMKLAGGNHIHEMNVDAFLAQAEEYESSGDLRDSVLKIMNMLPRTHPFTTVRAAELKKWSESRDHQRIMDGHYPRRDEDKDTSVTDSFRQSAAHYADSVRTSKDPLMKLVGDIAGGAGDLGGKLRDKFTGAASGAGTGTGAGPAGEGKGGATEQG; this comes from the coding sequence ATGACGGAGACGGGATTCGAGAAGGCACCGGCGCGGGACCGCAGGAGGTTCCCCGGTATTTCCTCGCGGGCGTACGAGCATCCGGCGGACCGTTCGGCGCTGGTGGCGCTGCGCAAGCTGAGCGGGTTCGACACCGTGTTCAAGGCCCTGAGCGGGCTGCTTCCGGAGCGCAGCCTGCGGCTGCTGTTCCTGTCGGACTCGGTGCGCGTGGGCGAGACGCAGTTCCCGCACCTGCACGCGATGCTCCGCGACGCCTGTTACATCCTGGACCTGGAGAAGGTCCCGCAGATGTACGTGCAGCAGGACCCGAAGCCGAATGCCATGTGCATCGGGCTGGACGAGCCGATCATCGTGGTGACCACGAGCCTCGTCGAGCTGCTCGACGAGGAGGAGATGCGGGCGGTGGTGGGCCACGAGGTGGGCCACGCCCTGTCGGGGCACTCGGTGTACCGGACGATCCTGCTGTTCCTGACGAATCTGGCGCTGAAGGTGGCGTGGATCCCGCTGGGCAATGTGGCGATCACGGCGATCGTGGCGGCGCTGCGGGAGTGGTTCCGCAAGTCGGAGCTGTCCGCCGACCGGGCCGGTCTGCTGGTGGGGCAGGACCTTCAGGCCTCGATGCGCGGTCTGATGAAGCTCGCGGGCGGCAACCACATCCACGAGATGAATGTGGACGCCTTCCTGGCCCAGGCCGAGGAGTACGAGTCGAGCGGCGATCTGCGCGACTCCGTCCTGAAGATCATGAACATGCTGCCGCGGACGCACCCCTTCACCACGGTGCGGGCCGCCGAGCTGAAGAAGTGGTCGGAGAGCCGCGACCACCAGCGGATCATGGACGGCCACTACCCGCGGCGCGATGAGGACAAGGACACCTCGGTGACCGACTCCTTCCGCCAGTCCGCGGCGCACTACGCCGACTCGGTGCGCACCAGCAAGGACCCGCTGATGAAGCTGGTGGGCGACATCGCCGGTGGCGCGGGCGACCTCGGCGGCAAGCTCCGCGACAAGTTCACCGGCGCGGCGTCAGGCGCCGGTACGGGTACGGGTGCGGGCCCGGCCGGCGAGGGCAAGGGCGGGGCTACGGAGCAGGGCTGA
- the nadD gene encoding nicotinate-nucleotide adenylyltransferase: MGEQEMSTGPVKRRLGVMGGTFDPIHHGHLVAASEVAALFHLDEVVFVPTGEPWQKSQRAVSPAEDRYLMTVIATASNPQFSVSRIDIDRGGPTYTIDTLRDLKALNDDADLFFITGADALAQILTWRNAEELFSLAHFIGVTRPGHVLTDDGLPEGGVSLVEVPALAISSTDCRARVGKGDPVWYLVPDGVVRYIDKRELYRGA; the protein is encoded by the coding sequence ATGGGAGAGCAGGAGATGTCTACCGGCCCGGTCAAGCGCCGGCTCGGCGTGATGGGCGGGACGTTCGACCCGATCCACCACGGACACCTGGTGGCCGCCAGCGAAGTGGCCGCCCTTTTCCACCTCGACGAGGTGGTGTTCGTACCGACCGGCGAGCCGTGGCAGAAGTCGCAGCGGGCCGTGTCGCCCGCCGAGGACCGCTACCTCATGACGGTCATCGCCACGGCCTCGAACCCACAGTTCTCGGTGAGCCGCATCGACATCGACCGCGGCGGCCCGACGTACACGATCGACACCCTGCGGGACCTGAAGGCGCTGAACGACGACGCCGACCTGTTCTTCATCACCGGTGCCGATGCCCTCGCACAGATCCTGACCTGGCGAAACGCCGAGGAACTGTTCTCGCTCGCCCACTTCATCGGAGTCACCCGGCCGGGCCACGTGCTCACCGACGACGGACTGCCCGAGGGCGGTGTCTCGCTGGTCGAGGTGCCCGCGCTGGCCATTTCGTCCACGGACTGCCGTGCACGGGTCGGCAAGGGGGATCCTGTCTGGTACTTGGTGCCGGACGGCGTCGTGCGCTACATCGACAAGCGTGAGCTGTACCGGGGAGCCTGA